Proteins from a single region of Cryptococcus neoformans var. grubii H99 chromosome 5, complete sequence:
- a CDS encoding ferric reductase transmembrane component 4 encodes MDYYDGGQTRFTMPLPTPTNNTSFPEPTTNAPFPVNSTLPINSTFPVVDHGNSTGHFTKPPRYHYYASRYSWGWISAAIVVLIMLNIIRFIKHRRRKREGFKRQVVGYKAVSGDEDDNETEIVEGRAEGNWMTRQMRALGAGWRNTMYLRSFPMWLYMPETVADAIWTILYVAVYLFFCLHRTETWFPMRNNNVANQLGVMSFSQLPIILLLVSKNNPISSLTGITYQKLNYIHRASSRVCLLSSWGHALLWTPRVWEKKDFRPYLLCGIAALTGFTMLWLTSFRIVRRLAYEFFIVSHILFSIMYLVGAWFHWRWLGYWVWPALAIWALDRFLRFAKVIYINNFLNPSKFKMLGESKIELLDHDVMRVTLRRENWSWKAGQHAFISAPSVSASPHESHPFSIANIPTENSNEAIFLIRIHSGFTKRLRTALESDVSTNIPLYLEGPYGYPHSLDSYSTVLLIAGGTGVTFTSGHFLQILANSLKGKSAVKKLHLVWHIRHAEDIEWIAPLLNTATEDTGTVNFCIDIYVTKSHSSDEPLPPDGISDRLASIAPHIFPRQWDEARYNPVTPSVESRDEEILLPKPQRMHEQGVGRYGLTSEAAEIVKWKRGRADLRTIVEEDAKGADGSMNVSVCGPVQLLQSAKKAVREVSTMEATREGLTSIDFFEETLGQ; translated from the exons ATGGATTACTACGATGGCGGTCAGACACGGTTCACTATGCCCCTCCCCACCCCTACCAACAACACCTCTTTCCCCGAACCCACAACAAATGCCCCGTTCCCCGTCAACTCTACACTACCCATTAACTCTACCTTTCCAGTAGTTGACCACGGTAACAGCACTGGACACTTTACCAAACCACCGAGATACCATTACTACGCCTCTCGGTATTCCTGGGGCTGGATATCAGCTGCCATCGTTGTTCTCATCATGCTGAACATCATCAGATTCATCAAACACAGACGGAGGAAGCGTGAAGGGTTCAAGCGGCAAGTGGTTGGGTATAAGGCCGTGAgcggagatgaggatgataaTGAAACGGAAATTGTTGAAGGACGGGCCGAAGGTAATTGGATGACGAGACAGATGAGGGCCTTGGGAGCTGGGTGGAGGAATACGATGTACCTCAGGAGCTTCCCTATGTGGCTTTACATGCCTGAGACAGTGGCGGATGCGATATGGACGATACTCTATGTGGCGGTTTACCTTTTCTTCTGTCTTCATAGGACTGAGA CTTGGTTCCCGATGCGAAACAACAACGTGGCAAATCAACTCGGTGTCATG TCCTTCTCCCAACTGCCCATCATCCTTTTGCTTGTTAGCAAGAACAACCCTATATCATCTCTGACTGGTATTACTTATCAGAAGCTCAACTACATCCACCGAGCTAGTTCCAGAGTGTGTCTCCTTTCTAGCTGGGGTCATGCTTTACTCTGGACTCCCCGAGtctgggaaaagaaagattTCAGACCTTATCTTCTCTGT GGTATCGCTGCTCTTACGGGCTTTACCATGCTCTGGCTTACCAGTTTCCGAATTGTCCGACGATTGGCTTACGagttcttcatcgtctctCATATCCTTTTCTCCAT CATGTATCTTGTTGGAGCTTGGTTCCACTGGAGATGGCTCGGATACTGGGTATGGCCTGCCTTGGCTATCTGGGCTCTTGACCGTTTTCTCCGTTTCGCCAAGGTTATCTACATCAACAATTTCCTCAACCCGAGCAAATTCAAGATGTTGGGCGAGAGTAAAATTGAGCTACTGGATCATGATGTAATGCGCGTTAcattgaggagggagaacTGGAGCTGGAAAGCTGGTCAGCATGC GTTTATCTCTGCTCCGAGTGTCTCTGCGTCTCCGCATGAGAGCCATCCTTTTTCCATCGCCAACATTCCGACCGAAAATTCCAACGAAGCCATCTTTCTTATCCGTATCCACTCTGGCTTTACCAAACGTCTCCGCACCGCCCTTGAGTCTGATGTTTCCACCAACATCCCTCTTTACCTTGAAGGCCCGTACGGTTACCCTCACTCCCTAGATTCTTACTCTACCGTCTTGCTCATTGCGGGTGGTACCGGTGTGACGTTTACGTCTGGTCATTTCTTGCAAATTCTTGCCAACTCGCTCAAGGGCAAGTCAGCGGTGAAAAAGCTTCATTTGGTATGGCACATCCGTCACGCAGAGGATATCGAGTGGATTGCCCCTTTATTAAACACTGCAACGGAAGATACCGGTACTGTTAATTTCTGTATTGACATCTACGTCACCAAGTCTCACTCTTCGGACGAACCACTACCCCCTGATGGAATTTCCGACCGTCTCGCCTCTATTGCTCCACATATCTTCCCTCGTCAGTGGGACGAAGCAAGATATAACCCTGTGACACCCAGCGTTGAGAGtagagatgaagagattcTTTTGCCAAAGCCGCAGAGAATGCATGAACAAGGAGTGGGCCGATATGGATTGACGAGTGAGGCGGCAGAGATTGTtaaatggaagagagggagagcaGATTTGAGAACGAttgtggaggaggatgcgAAGGGGGCCGATGGGTCGATGAATGTTTCAG TCTGTGGCCCTGTTCAATTGTTGCAATCGGCAAAGAAGGCGGTGAGGGAAGTTTCAACAATGGAAGCCACGAGAGAAGGATTAACGTCAATAGACTTTTTCGAGGAGACTTTGGGGCAGTAA
- a CDS encoding ferric reductase transmembrane component 4, variant produces the protein MPLPTPTNNTSFPEPTTNAPFPVNSTLPINSTFPVVDHGNSTGHFTKPPRYHYYASRYSWGWISAAIVVLIMLNIIRFIKHRRRKREGFKRQVVGYKAVSGDEDDNETEIVEGRAEGNWMTRQMRALGAGWRNTMYLRSFPMWLYMPETVADAIWTILYVAVYLFFCLHRTETWFPMRNNNVANQLGVMSFSQLPIILLLVSKNNPISSLTGITYQKLNYIHRASSRVCLLSSWGHALLWTPRVWEKKDFRPYLLCGIAALTGFTMLWLTSFRIVRRLAYEFFIVSHILFSIMYLVGAWFHWRWLGYWVWPALAIWALDRFLRFAKVIYINNFLNPSKFKMLGESKIELLDHDVMRVTLRRENWSWKAGQHAFISAPSVSASPHESHPFSIANIPTENSNEAIFLIRIHSGFTKRLRTALESDVSTNIPLYLEGPYGYPHSLDSYSTVLLIAGGTGVTFTSGHFLQILANSLKGKSAVKKLHLVWHIRHAEDIEWIAPLLNTATEDTGTVNFCIDIYVTKSHSSDEPLPPDGISDRLASIAPHIFPRQWDEARYNPVTPSVESRDEEILLPKPQRMHEQGVGRYGLTSEAAEIVKWKRGRADLRTIVEEDAKGADGSMNVSVCGPVQLLQSAKKAVREVSTMEATREGLTSIDFFEETLGQ, from the exons ATGCCCCTCCCCACCCCTACCAACAACACCTCTTTCCCCGAACCCACAACAAATGCCCCGTTCCCCGTCAACTCTACACTACCCATTAACTCTACCTTTCCAGTAGTTGACCACGGTAACAGCACTGGACACTTTACCAAACCACCGAGATACCATTACTACGCCTCTCGGTATTCCTGGGGCTGGATATCAGCTGCCATCGTTGTTCTCATCATGCTGAACATCATCAGATTCATCAAACACAGACGGAGGAAGCGTGAAGGGTTCAAGCGGCAAGTGGTTGGGTATAAGGCCGTGAgcggagatgaggatgataaTGAAACGGAAATTGTTGAAGGACGGGCCGAAGGTAATTGGATGACGAGACAGATGAGGGCCTTGGGAGCTGGGTGGAGGAATACGATGTACCTCAGGAGCTTCCCTATGTGGCTTTACATGCCTGAGACAGTGGCGGATGCGATATGGACGATACTCTATGTGGCGGTTTACCTTTTCTTCTGTCTTCATAGGACTGAGA CTTGGTTCCCGATGCGAAACAACAACGTGGCAAATCAACTCGGTGTCATG TCCTTCTCCCAACTGCCCATCATCCTTTTGCTTGTTAGCAAGAACAACCCTATATCATCTCTGACTGGTATTACTTATCAGAAGCTCAACTACATCCACCGAGCTAGTTCCAGAGTGTGTCTCCTTTCTAGCTGGGGTCATGCTTTACTCTGGACTCCCCGAGtctgggaaaagaaagattTCAGACCTTATCTTCTCTGT GGTATCGCTGCTCTTACGGGCTTTACCATGCTCTGGCTTACCAGTTTCCGAATTGTCCGACGATTGGCTTACGagttcttcatcgtctctCATATCCTTTTCTCCAT CATGTATCTTGTTGGAGCTTGGTTCCACTGGAGATGGCTCGGATACTGGGTATGGCCTGCCTTGGCTATCTGGGCTCTTGACCGTTTTCTCCGTTTCGCCAAGGTTATCTACATCAACAATTTCCTCAACCCGAGCAAATTCAAGATGTTGGGCGAGAGTAAAATTGAGCTACTGGATCATGATGTAATGCGCGTTAcattgaggagggagaacTGGAGCTGGAAAGCTGGTCAGCATGC GTTTATCTCTGCTCCGAGTGTCTCTGCGTCTCCGCATGAGAGCCATCCTTTTTCCATCGCCAACATTCCGACCGAAAATTCCAACGAAGCCATCTTTCTTATCCGTATCCACTCTGGCTTTACCAAACGTCTCCGCACCGCCCTTGAGTCTGATGTTTCCACCAACATCCCTCTTTACCTTGAAGGCCCGTACGGTTACCCTCACTCCCTAGATTCTTACTCTACCGTCTTGCTCATTGCGGGTGGTACCGGTGTGACGTTTACGTCTGGTCATTTCTTGCAAATTCTTGCCAACTCGCTCAAGGGCAAGTCAGCGGTGAAAAAGCTTCATTTGGTATGGCACATCCGTCACGCAGAGGATATCGAGTGGATTGCCCCTTTATTAAACACTGCAACGGAAGATACCGGTACTGTTAATTTCTGTATTGACATCTACGTCACCAAGTCTCACTCTTCGGACGAACCACTACCCCCTGATGGAATTTCCGACCGTCTCGCCTCTATTGCTCCACATATCTTCCCTCGTCAGTGGGACGAAGCAAGATATAACCCTGTGACACCCAGCGTTGAGAGtagagatgaagagattcTTTTGCCAAAGCCGCAGAGAATGCATGAACAAGGAGTGGGCCGATATGGATTGACGAGTGAGGCGGCAGAGATTGTtaaatggaagagagggagagcaGATTTGAGAACGAttgtggaggaggatgcgAAGGGGGCCGATGGGTCGATGAATGTTTCAG TCTGTGGCCCTGTTCAATTGTTGCAATCGGCAAAGAAGGCGGTGAGGGAAGTTTCAACAATGGAAGCCACGAGAGAAGGATTAACGTCAATAGACTTTTTCGAGGAGACTTTGGGGCAGTAA